In Thermoplasmata archaeon, the following are encoded in one genomic region:
- a CDS encoding class I SAM-dependent methyltransferase, translated as MPSRARRREISERYYRDDPGRFLGPPSAFAAWSRAFLDPLPRPVRLLELGCGPGRDARALAGPRVFVRAIDHAPTAIARARAQPDPPPTLVLEEAEALDVLRSSPAGSLDAVYAHALYMFLGDEEVEAMVREIARSLRVGGVHLFSVRSTASPLARQGIELAPDVRLRADREEAVRFYRASTLGRITDGLERVRAEERTDECAWYVCDRRP; from the coding sequence GTGCCGTCGCGCGCCCGTCGGCGCGAGATCTCGGAGCGGTACTACCGGGACGACCCCGGGCGATTTCTGGGGCCCCCGAGCGCGTTCGCGGCGTGGTCGCGAGCGTTCCTCGATCCCCTCCCCCGCCCGGTCCGCCTCCTCGAGCTCGGATGCGGGCCCGGCCGGGATGCCCGGGCGCTCGCGGGCCCGAGGGTGTTCGTCCGCGCGATCGACCACGCGCCGACCGCGATCGCCCGCGCCCGCGCGCAGCCGGACCCGCCGCCGACGCTTGTCCTCGAGGAGGCCGAGGCGCTCGACGTCCTTCGTTCGTCTCCCGCCGGGTCGCTCGATGCGGTCTACGCCCACGCCCTCTACATGTTCCTGGGCGACGAGGAGGTCGAGGCGATGGTGCGCGAGATCGCCCGCTCCCTGCGCGTCGGCGGCGTGCACCTGTTCTCGGTGCGCTCCACGGCCAGCCCGCTCGCCCGGCAGGGGATCGAGCTCGCCCCCGACGTGCGGCTGCGGGCCGACCGGGAGGAGGCCGTCCGCTTCTACCGGGCATCGACGCTGGGGCGGATCACCGACGGACTCGAGCGCGTACGCGCCGAGGAGCGCACGGACGAGTGCGCCTGGTACGTCTGCGACCGACGGCCCTAG
- the eif1A gene encoding translation initiation factor eIF-1A, with protein MPDEPKEESGAEPAPATPTEEVPTTVEVVEGGEEVGRLPLPRRNRGECFGIASQLLGAARIRVMCEDSVSRMGRITGKMKKKMWIREGDLLVVRPWGFQEGKADILFRYSRTQSQYLARKNLLPASVNLFGTEPRSDAATPA; from the coding sequence GTGCCCGACGAGCCGAAGGAGGAGTCCGGGGCCGAGCCGGCCCCGGCGACCCCGACCGAGGAGGTCCCCACGACCGTCGAGGTCGTGGAGGGCGGGGAGGAGGTCGGCCGGCTCCCGCTGCCCCGGCGCAACCGCGGCGAGTGCTTCGGGATCGCGAGCCAGCTCCTGGGCGCGGCGCGCATCCGCGTGATGTGCGAGGACTCGGTCTCGCGGATGGGGCGCATCACCGGGAAGATGAAGAAGAAGATGTGGATCCGCGAGGGCGACCTGTTGGTCGTGCGGCCCTGGGGCTTCCAGGAGGGGAAGGCCGACATCCTGTTCCGCTACAGTCGCACGCAGTCGCAGTACCTCGCCCGCAAGAACCTCCTGCCGGCCTCCGTGAACCTCTTCGGCACCGAGCCCCGGAGCGACGCCGCGACGCCGGCGTGA
- a CDS encoding electron transfer flavoprotein subunit alpha/FixB family protein — translation MSRHVLVVGEVQSGHLVGASREAVGVARALGGGSAVGFLGGAASRPAAEEFARLGIGRTLLRDDGALEAAAPAVVARAAKLGAEQAGASVVVLGGTTFGRDLAGRLAAAWDAAAATGVTEVAAVDGGLRVRRPVFGGRATETRRLEGARQVVALRPHAFPLPADAPVAGTVEVLAADGRALPSSGQRTGIDAVAAGAGPSLTDAAIVVSGGRGLKDPQSFRLVEELAAALGAAVGASRAVTDAGWRPSSFQVGQTGRSVSPQLYIAVGISGAIQHLVGMVSSRVIVAINNDASAPIFRVADYGIAGDLFQIVPALTAEVRRVRGLG, via the coding sequence GTGAGCCGGCACGTGCTGGTCGTCGGCGAGGTCCAGTCCGGTCACCTCGTGGGAGCGAGCCGGGAAGCGGTCGGCGTCGCCCGCGCGCTCGGCGGAGGTAGCGCGGTCGGATTCCTCGGCGGGGCCGCGAGCCGGCCCGCGGCCGAAGAGTTCGCGCGCCTCGGGATCGGGCGCACGCTCCTGCGCGACGACGGAGCCTTGGAGGCGGCCGCGCCCGCGGTCGTGGCGCGTGCGGCGAAGCTCGGGGCCGAGCAGGCCGGCGCCTCGGTGGTCGTGCTCGGGGGCACGACGTTCGGCCGCGACCTCGCCGGGCGCCTGGCGGCGGCCTGGGACGCCGCGGCCGCGACCGGCGTCACCGAGGTCGCTGCGGTCGACGGGGGCCTCCGGGTCCGCCGCCCGGTCTTCGGCGGTCGAGCCACGGAGACCCGCCGGCTCGAAGGCGCGCGGCAGGTGGTCGCGCTGCGACCGCACGCATTTCCGCTACCGGCCGACGCCCCGGTAGCCGGCACGGTCGAGGTGCTGGCGGCGGACGGAAGGGCCCTGCCGTCCTCGGGCCAGCGGACCGGAATCGACGCGGTCGCCGCCGGAGCCGGGCCGAGCCTCACCGACGCCGCGATCGTCGTCTCGGGGGGTCGGGGGTTGAAGGATCCGCAGAGCTTCCGGCTGGTCGAGGAGCTCGCCGCCGCGCTCGGAGCCGCGGTCGGCGCGTCCCGCGCCGTGACCGACGCGGGCTGGCGCCCGAGCTCCTTCCAGGTCGGCCAGACCGGACGCTCGGTCTCGCCGCAGCTGTACATCGCGGTCGGCATCTCGGGCGCGATCCAGCATCTGGTCGGGATGGTGAGCTCCCGCGTCATCGTCGCGATCAACAACGACGCCTCGGCGCCGATCTTCCGCGTCGCCGACTACGGGATCGCGGGCGACCTGTTCCAGATCGTGCCGGCCCTCACGGCCGAGGTCCGGCGGGTGCGGGGCCTCGGATAG
- a CDS encoding PH domain-containing protein: protein MAAASNRAVPKLLKATYLANQEYLLAETRATKLFYFPGPILWILITGVLTILTAADRFGWGLQLSVWNTAISTLATWTHQSLSSFQLYAMIFFAFLVLIGLLFIAVRYLRWVRTVYAVTSRRVIVQRGILAKDFDEIPVTQVRGVDVHQTFGERVLGYGSVRVSSEGGQRLGNEDWKGIPKPFRFQKLIENATVGASAPTPTAPGPWTGGAGR, encoded by the coding sequence ATGGCGGCCGCCTCCAATCGCGCCGTGCCGAAGCTGCTCAAGGCAACGTACCTCGCGAACCAGGAGTACCTGCTCGCGGAAACGCGGGCGACCAAGCTGTTCTACTTCCCCGGCCCGATCCTCTGGATCCTGATCACCGGCGTCCTCACGATCCTGACCGCCGCCGACCGTTTCGGATGGGGCCTCCAGCTCTCGGTCTGGAACACGGCGATCTCCACCCTTGCCACGTGGACCCACCAGAGCCTGTCGTCCTTCCAGCTCTACGCGATGATCTTCTTCGCCTTCCTCGTCCTGATCGGACTATTGTTCATCGCGGTCCGCTACCTGCGCTGGGTCCGCACGGTCTATGCCGTCACCAGCCGGCGGGTGATCGTGCAGCGGGGGATCCTCGCGAAGGACTTCGACGAGATCCCCGTGACCCAGGTCCGCGGAGTCGATGTCCACCAGACCTTCGGGGAGCGGGTGCTCGGCTACGGCAGCGTCCGGGTGAGCAGCGAGGGCGGTCAGCGCCTCGGCAACGAGGATTGGAAGGGTATCCCGAAGCCGTTCCGATTCCAGAAGCTGATCGAGAACGCGACGGTCGGCGCGAGCGCCCCGACACCGACCGCGCCCGGTCCCTGGACGGGCGGCGCAGGCCGGTAG
- a CDS encoding acyl-CoA dehydrogenase family protein, translating to MPDFSLTPEQESLRDAARKFARTEMAPHAAECDRAGRFPEEIYRKAFDLGLMNLNVPADFGGSGLGVLDQCLIVEELAYACGGMTTSIIANCLALEPILLGGTAEQKERFLRPFCAQYQLASFCLTEPSGGSDAGGLKTRARRDGEDYVLSGEKCFITNAPHASLYTVFATVDPERQHRGITAFVVPRATAGVLPGKDEEKMGHRASSTSTVRFEDARVPAANRLGAEGEGFSLAMRTLDQTRTPIGALATGIAQAALDHAAGYSLKRQTFGKPIAEHQAIQIKLANMAQAVHAARLLTWHAAWTIDRGGKGTLESSIAKCFASDAALDVADEAIQTFGGYGYMKEYPVEKLLRDAKLTQIYEGANEIQRTVIARELLRQYA from the coding sequence ATGCCGGATTTCTCCCTGACACCGGAGCAGGAGAGCTTGCGCGACGCCGCCCGCAAGTTCGCGCGCACCGAGATGGCGCCGCACGCGGCGGAGTGCGACCGGGCCGGGCGCTTCCCCGAGGAGATCTACCGCAAGGCGTTCGACCTCGGCCTGATGAACCTCAACGTCCCGGCCGATTTCGGCGGCAGCGGCCTCGGGGTGCTCGACCAGTGCCTGATCGTCGAAGAGCTCGCCTACGCCTGCGGCGGCATGACGACCTCGATCATCGCGAACTGCCTCGCCCTCGAGCCGATCCTGCTCGGCGGCACGGCGGAGCAGAAGGAGCGCTTCCTTCGCCCGTTCTGTGCCCAATACCAGCTCGCGTCGTTCTGCCTGACCGAGCCGAGCGGCGGGAGCGACGCGGGCGGCCTCAAGACCCGGGCGCGTCGCGACGGCGAGGACTACGTTCTCTCGGGCGAGAAGTGCTTCATCACGAACGCCCCGCACGCCTCGCTCTACACGGTGTTCGCCACGGTCGACCCCGAGCGCCAGCACCGCGGAATCACCGCGTTCGTGGTCCCGCGCGCGACGGCCGGCGTCCTGCCCGGCAAGGACGAGGAGAAGATGGGGCACCGCGCATCGTCGACGAGCACCGTCCGCTTCGAGGATGCCCGGGTGCCGGCCGCGAACCGGCTGGGGGCGGAGGGCGAGGGGTTTTCCCTCGCGATGCGCACGCTCGACCAGACGCGCACGCCGATCGGCGCGCTCGCTACCGGGATCGCGCAGGCCGCCCTCGACCACGCCGCCGGTTACTCGCTCAAGCGCCAGACCTTCGGCAAGCCGATCGCCGAGCACCAGGCGATCCAGATCAAGCTCGCGAACATGGCCCAGGCCGTGCATGCCGCGCGACTCCTCACCTGGCACGCGGCCTGGACGATCGACCGCGGCGGCAAGGGGACCCTCGAGTCCTCGATCGCGAAGTGCTTCGCCTCCGACGCCGCCCTCGACGTGGCGGACGAGGCGATCCAGACCTTCGGGGGCTACGGCTACATGAAGGAGTACCCGGTCGAGAAGCTCCTGCGCGACGCCAAGCTCACCCAGATCTACGAGGGCGCCAACGAGATCCAGCGCACCGTGATCGCCCGAGAACTCCTGCGGCAGTACGCCTGA
- a CDS encoding NAD(P)H-hydrate dehydratase, with translation MRTAVWAASTRPLSSLEMAVLEANAVALGVTVDQLMENAGRAVAEEAMRRLPSPPAPLAVVAGTGNKGGDATCAAFYLHQWGFSPEIWMVRPPSEIASRAARRCFERVERRCPVHVGVPRAEELAEKPLVLDGLLGTGQTGRLRPPVREAVDAIRASAVPVLSIDLPTGVMDPEGLRPKWTVTLTTAKEEMGPGTSGEVIVRDIGIPPEAWGRTGPGEYLFLTRGAGAADARRTGRVIVVGGGPYSGAPALSAMAALRSGAERATVLAPEGSAERIQSFSPNLVVRPFGVGRFRPTDAREIIEFVRSAGPQAVIVGMGAGAHPETVEALGEIERALVGTVPVVVDADGLAAVPSADEIRGRGDRAVLVATPNVGEFARYFDGERTGRMPDDGARAREIARARSLTLLAKGDPDLLSDGDSWFTNAHHHPAMTVGGVGDVLAGVVGSLLAQGLRSCHAVRLGAWWVGDAGTRAAARRGRGLVATDVVDELPAALVAALGRLDAGA, from the coding sequence GTGAGGACGGCCGTGTGGGCGGCGTCGACCCGTCCGCTCTCCTCGCTCGAGATGGCGGTGCTCGAGGCGAACGCTGTCGCGCTCGGCGTCACGGTCGACCAGCTCATGGAGAACGCCGGCCGCGCCGTCGCGGAGGAGGCGATGCGTCGCCTTCCCTCCCCGCCGGCGCCGCTCGCGGTGGTCGCCGGGACCGGCAACAAGGGCGGCGATGCGACCTGCGCGGCGTTCTACCTGCACCAGTGGGGGTTCTCGCCGGAGATCTGGATGGTCCGGCCCCCGAGCGAGATCGCCTCGCGGGCCGCGCGGCGATGCTTCGAGCGGGTGGAGCGCCGATGCCCGGTCCACGTCGGTGTCCCGCGGGCCGAGGAGCTCGCCGAGAAGCCGCTCGTGCTCGACGGTCTGCTCGGGACCGGCCAGACGGGCCGGCTCCGCCCGCCGGTCCGCGAGGCCGTCGACGCGATCCGGGCCAGCGCCGTGCCGGTCCTTTCGATCGACCTGCCGACCGGGGTGATGGACCCCGAGGGGCTCCGGCCGAAGTGGACGGTCACGCTGACGACCGCGAAAGAGGAGATGGGGCCCGGGACCTCCGGAGAGGTGATCGTCCGGGACATCGGCATCCCGCCCGAGGCCTGGGGTCGCACGGGTCCGGGTGAATATCTGTTCCTGACGCGCGGCGCGGGGGCCGCCGATGCCCGCCGGACCGGCCGCGTGATCGTGGTCGGCGGGGGCCCGTACTCCGGCGCACCCGCGCTGTCGGCGATGGCAGCGCTGCGCTCGGGGGCGGAGCGGGCCACGGTCCTCGCGCCGGAGGGTTCCGCGGAGCGGATCCAGTCGTTCAGCCCGAACCTCGTGGTCCGGCCGTTCGGCGTCGGGCGGTTCCGACCGACCGACGCGCGGGAGATCATCGAGTTCGTGCGATCGGCCGGCCCGCAGGCGGTGATCGTCGGCATGGGCGCGGGCGCGCACCCGGAGACGGTCGAGGCCCTTGGCGAGATCGAGCGCGCGCTCGTGGGCACCGTGCCGGTGGTCGTCGACGCGGACGGGCTGGCCGCCGTGCCGTCGGCGGACGAGATCCGGGGGCGCGGCGACCGCGCGGTCCTCGTGGCGACGCCGAACGTCGGCGAGTTCGCGCGCTACTTCGACGGCGAGCGCACCGGACGGATGCCCGACGATGGCGCGCGGGCGCGCGAGATCGCTCGCGCTCGGAGCCTCACGCTGCTGGCGAAAGGGGACCCCGACCTCCTGAGCGACGGCGACAGCTGGTTCACGAACGCGCACCACCACCCGGCGATGACGGTCGGCGGGGTCGGGGACGTCCTCGCCGGCGTCGTCGGCAGCCTGCTCGCGCAGGGGCTGCGCTCGTGCCACGCGGTCCGGCTCGGCGCATGGTGGGTCGGCGACGCCGGCACGCGCGCCGCGGCGCGGCGGGGACGAGGCCTCGTCGCGACCGACGTGGTCGACGAGCTACCGGCGGCTCTCGTCGCCGCGCTCGGTCGCCTGGATGCGGGCGCCTAG
- a CDS encoding electron transfer flavoprotein subunit beta/FixA family protein, whose amino-acid sequence MEIVVCVKPVPEPDTRLRASANGTGLDPEGVKFVLAGYDESAVEQALLLKESLPGSKVHAVSVGPAPRAEEVLRAAIALGCDLATWVEAPAEVGSEPIAAARAIAPALRTIPHALVLCGKQAGDDESGLFSGALGEWLGEPDFGYVIDLRWDAASARFRFQRASEAGLERWECPPPCVIALQQAWNDPRTAKLPAILRSRKAPIARVAAGSPTGDAPRSVAETFELPAPRTGARMIEYATPEEAAQRLVKILREEAKVFP is encoded by the coding sequence GTGGAGATCGTCGTCTGCGTCAAGCCGGTCCCGGAGCCGGACACCCGGCTGCGGGCCAGCGCGAACGGGACGGGCCTCGATCCCGAGGGCGTGAAGTTCGTCCTGGCCGGCTACGACGAGTCGGCGGTCGAGCAGGCCCTGCTGCTGAAGGAGTCCCTCCCGGGCTCGAAGGTCCACGCGGTCTCGGTCGGACCGGCCCCGCGGGCCGAGGAGGTCCTGCGGGCGGCGATCGCGCTCGGTTGCGATCTCGCCACCTGGGTGGAGGCGCCGGCCGAGGTCGGCTCGGAACCGATCGCCGCGGCGCGGGCGATCGCCCCGGCGCTGCGAACCATTCCCCATGCTCTCGTCCTCTGCGGGAAGCAGGCGGGTGATGACGAGAGCGGCCTGTTCTCGGGCGCGCTCGGGGAGTGGCTCGGGGAGCCGGACTTCGGCTACGTGATCGACCTGCGCTGGGACGCCGCAAGCGCCCGATTCCGGTTCCAGCGCGCGAGCGAGGCGGGCCTCGAGCGCTGGGAGTGCCCTCCCCCCTGCGTGATCGCGCTCCAGCAGGCCTGGAACGACCCCCGGACGGCGAAGCTGCCGGCGATCCTGCGCTCGCGCAAGGCACCGATCGCCCGGGTGGCGGCGGGGTCCCCGACCGGGGACGCGCCGCGGAGCGTGGCCGAGACGTTCGAGCTGCCGGCGCCGCGCACCGGGGCGCGGATGATCGAGTACGCGACCCCCGAGGAGGCCGCGCAGCGTCTGGTGAAGATCCTGCGGGAGGAGGCGAAGGTCTTCCCGTGA
- the larB gene encoding nickel pincer cofactor biosynthesis protein LarB — translation MTTSHRRGRERLRAPELRVAHYARLDRHRGRRIGVPEVILAEGKAVPHLIGIVRALHADGHGALISRPSARQRTALAAERRRGLPLRLVADGRLAILDGPLGVEYEPGTVAVVTAGTSDVALAEESRALLEALGLRVVHAYDVGVAGVHRLIRALRELERSRPGIYLVFAGREGALPTVLAGLVRAPVVGVPTSSGYGRGGRGEAALGAMLQSCAPIAVVNIDAAVPAALFAAQGFARSPRSAGPVRRSGGRAWTRRTG, via the coding sequence GTGACGACGTCCCACCGGCGAGGGCGCGAGCGCTTGCGCGCGCCGGAGCTGCGCGTGGCCCACTACGCCCGTCTCGACCGGCATCGCGGCCGGCGGATCGGCGTCCCCGAGGTGATCCTCGCCGAGGGCAAGGCGGTACCGCACCTGATCGGGATCGTGCGGGCCCTCCACGCGGACGGCCACGGCGCCCTCATCTCCCGACCGTCCGCGCGGCAGCGGACCGCCCTCGCGGCCGAACGCCGACGCGGACTGCCGCTGCGGCTCGTCGCGGACGGTCGGCTCGCGATCCTCGACGGCCCGCTCGGCGTGGAGTACGAACCGGGCACCGTGGCCGTGGTGACGGCCGGCACGAGCGACGTCGCGCTCGCCGAGGAGTCCCGCGCGCTGCTCGAGGCGCTCGGGCTGCGGGTCGTGCACGCCTACGACGTCGGGGTCGCGGGGGTGCACCGGCTGATCCGGGCGCTCCGGGAGCTCGAGCGCTCGCGCCCGGGCATCTACCTCGTCTTCGCCGGCCGGGAGGGCGCGCTTCCGACCGTGCTCGCCGGCCTCGTCCGGGCCCCGGTCGTCGGGGTTCCGACCTCCTCGGGGTACGGCCGGGGGGGCCGCGGGGAGGCCGCGCTCGGGGCGATGCTCCAGTCCTGCGCCCCCATCGCGGTGGTCAACATCGACGCCGCGGTCCCGGCCGCGCTGTTCGCGGCCCAGGGTTTCGCCCGGTCGCCCCGTTCCGCCGGGCCAGTTCGCCGATCCGGGGGACGAGCGTGGACGCGCCGGACCGGCTAG
- a CDS encoding FAD-dependent oxidoreductase has protein sequence MPDDFDAIVVGAGMAGSAAAIRLAQGGANVLLLERGADPGSKNLSGGVLWGHDLDRILPNWWHEMPVERHIVRKRFGFLTPESAVSFDFEDAAWRREPFVAHSVLRARTDAWLVSRAEAAGATVVPSVPVERLHWEGARVHGIVQGGETMTAPVTIVADGANSRVSLGTPIRPQPRLSGEATELGIKEVYRLDPATIEERFGVGPGEGHAEEWVTGIFPPGVMGGGFVYTNADTLSVGLILNLQSLFGKGVYSHDLMEQFKLHPTIAARLKGAELVEYGAKLISSGWASRPAAFHGDGWMIAGDAAGFVFSNGIVIQGMNYAVRTGLEAAETALAAKRAGTSDASALAEYDRRLEAAGILGDFRDFAGLDRVKWNPRFYTAYPRFAAELFRAMMTETGGPKRHARELLGRARRAAGLGRTTVARDALDLVREL, from the coding sequence ATGCCCGACGACTTCGACGCGATCGTCGTCGGCGCCGGCATGGCCGGCAGCGCGGCCGCGATCCGGCTCGCGCAGGGGGGGGCCAACGTCCTGTTGCTCGAGCGGGGCGCGGACCCGGGTTCAAAGAACCTGTCCGGTGGGGTCCTCTGGGGGCACGACCTCGATCGCATCCTGCCGAACTGGTGGCACGAGATGCCGGTCGAGCGCCACATCGTGCGCAAGCGCTTCGGCTTCCTCACCCCGGAGAGCGCGGTCTCCTTCGATTTCGAGGATGCCGCCTGGCGGCGCGAGCCGTTCGTCGCCCACAGCGTGCTGCGTGCGCGCACGGACGCCTGGCTGGTGTCGCGGGCCGAGGCCGCCGGTGCGACCGTCGTCCCGTCGGTCCCGGTCGAGCGCCTCCACTGGGAGGGTGCCCGGGTCCACGGCATCGTGCAGGGCGGCGAGACGATGACCGCCCCGGTGACGATCGTCGCCGACGGCGCGAACTCCCGGGTTTCGCTCGGCACGCCGATCCGGCCGCAGCCGCGGCTGAGCGGGGAGGCCACGGAGCTCGGCATCAAGGAGGTCTACCGCCTCGATCCCGCGACGATCGAGGAGAGGTTCGGCGTCGGCCCGGGCGAGGGTCACGCCGAAGAGTGGGTGACCGGAATCTTCCCTCCGGGGGTGATGGGCGGCGGCTTTGTCTACACCAACGCCGACACGCTCTCGGTCGGCCTGATCCTGAACCTCCAGTCGCTGTTCGGCAAGGGCGTGTACTCGCACGACCTGATGGAGCAGTTCAAGCTCCACCCGACGATCGCCGCGCGGCTGAAGGGGGCGGAGCTCGTCGAGTACGGGGCGAAGCTGATCAGCTCGGGCTGGGCGAGCCGTCCGGCCGCCTTCCACGGCGACGGCTGGATGATCGCGGGCGACGCTGCCGGGTTCGTCTTCTCGAACGGGATCGTGATCCAGGGCATGAACTACGCCGTGCGAACCGGCCTGGAGGCCGCGGAGACGGCGCTCGCGGCGAAGCGGGCCGGCACCTCGGACGCGAGCGCGCTGGCCGAGTACGACCGGCGCCTGGAGGCGGCGGGGATCCTCGGCGACTTCCGCGATTTCGCGGGCCTCGACCGGGTCAAGTGGAATCCGCGCTTCTACACGGCGTACCCGCGGTTCGCCGCCGAGCTCTTCCGTGCGATGATGACCGAGACCGGCGGACCGAAGCGCCACGCCCGCGAGCTGCTGGGCCGCGCGCGCCGGGCCGCGGGTCTCGGCCGAACGACCGTGGCCCGCGACGCGCTCGATCTCGTCCGGGAGCTGTAG
- a CDS encoding amidohydrolase family protein, with translation MGVTDCHVHVNPLWEMRADAVRLLAHSDEATQRLLREPSAFLEYLDRSGVERAVLVNYVAPEVIGYTEKTNDFVAEYCRADPGRLIAVGGIRPDHPDPEREIARLAGTLGLRGIKLHPPHQLFRPNAYTDGERPGLRALYAACERARLPIIVHTGTSVFPRARNRYGDPLLVEDVAIDFPDLTIVLAHGGRPIWMETAAFLARRFPNVWLEVSGIPPARLLDYFPRLAQLSEKVLFGTDWPGPGVRDIGANLAAFRALPLPQDAKQRILEENPRRVFPRAPAN, from the coding sequence ATGGGCGTGACCGACTGCCACGTCCACGTCAACCCGCTCTGGGAGATGCGGGCGGACGCGGTGCGCCTGCTCGCGCATTCGGACGAGGCCACCCAGCGCCTGCTGCGCGAACCGTCCGCGTTCCTCGAGTACCTCGATCGATCGGGCGTCGAGCGCGCGGTCCTCGTGAACTACGTGGCGCCGGAGGTGATCGGGTACACCGAGAAGACGAACGACTTCGTCGCGGAGTACTGTCGGGCGGATCCCGGGCGCCTGATCGCGGTAGGCGGGATCCGCCCGGACCATCCGGATCCGGAGCGAGAGATCGCCCGTCTCGCCGGGACCCTCGGCCTCCGGGGGATCAAGCTGCACCCGCCCCACCAGCTGTTCCGGCCGAACGCGTACACCGACGGCGAGCGGCCGGGCCTGCGGGCGCTCTACGCGGCGTGCGAGCGCGCCCGGCTGCCGATCATCGTCCACACCGGCACCAGCGTCTTCCCCCGGGCCCGCAACCGGTACGGCGACCCGCTCCTCGTCGAGGACGTCGCGATCGACTTTCCCGACCTCACGATCGTCCTCGCGCACGGCGGACGGCCGATCTGGATGGAGACCGCCGCCTTCCTCGCCCGTCGCTTCCCGAACGTCTGGCTCGAGGTGTCGGGAATCCCACCCGCCCGCCTGCTCGACTACTTCCCGCGGCTGGCCCAGCTCTCCGAGAAGGTCCTGTTCGGCACGGACTGGCCGGGGCCCGGGGTGCGGGACATCGGGGCGAACCTCGCCGCGTTCCGCGCGCTGCCGCTTCCGCAGGACGCGAAGCAGCGGATCCTCGAGGAGAATCCGCGACGCGTCTTTCCTCGTGCGCCTGCCAACTGA
- the pyrF gene encoding orotidine-5'-phosphate decarboxylase, translated as MAEKFLQRMDRVLRARDSLVCVGLDPDPAQMPKPLRRLTAVRQLDRFLDGIVAATYPHAAAYKMQMGFYLRYGPKGFASLDRIARKIGASRLRILDLKANDIPNVMGQIRTGAFEQFRFDAVTVTPWLGWDSIQPFLEDPVHGVFLVAHSSNAGAPDFQEIPTPRGPLWLAVIGEVRRLAHAHGNVGAVLGATFSDGFRAARSVLGNSIPILVPGVGTQGGSLATAVRDGVDAHGRGLLVSASRSIIYASSGSDWKRAAGAEAERLKVQINQLRAGLRTG; from the coding sequence GTGGCGGAGAAGTTCCTCCAGCGGATGGACCGCGTGTTGCGCGCGCGCGACTCGCTCGTCTGCGTCGGCCTGGACCCCGATCCCGCGCAGATGCCGAAGCCCTTGCGTCGGCTTACCGCCGTGCGCCAGCTCGACCGGTTCCTTGACGGGATCGTCGCGGCGACCTACCCGCACGCGGCCGCCTACAAGATGCAGATGGGTTTCTACCTGCGCTACGGGCCGAAGGGGTTCGCCTCGCTGGATCGGATCGCGAGGAAGATCGGGGCGAGCCGCCTGCGGATCCTCGACCTGAAGGCGAACGACATCCCGAACGTCATGGGCCAGATCCGGACCGGGGCGTTCGAGCAGTTCCGGTTCGACGCGGTCACGGTGACGCCGTGGCTCGGATGGGACTCGATCCAGCCGTTCCTCGAGGACCCGGTCCACGGGGTCTTCCTCGTCGCGCACTCCTCGAACGCCGGCGCCCCGGACTTCCAGGAGATCCCGACGCCGCGGGGGCCGCTCTGGCTCGCGGTGATCGGCGAGGTACGGCGGCTGGCGCATGCGCACGGCAACGTCGGGGCGGTGCTCGGCGCGACATTTTCGGACGGCTTCCGCGCGGCCCGCTCCGTGCTCGGGAACTCTATCCCGATTCTGGTGCCGGGCGTCGGGACGCAGGGCGGCTCGCTGGCGACCGCCGTGCGCGATGGTGTCGACGCCCACGGGCGAGGGCTGCTGGTCAGCGCCTCGCGGAGCATCATCTACGCATCGTCCGGCTCGGACTGGAAGCGCGCCGCCGGCGCCGAGGCGGAACGATTGAAGGTCCAGATCAACCAGCTGCGCGCAGGCTTGCGTACAGGCTGA